Below is a genomic region from Patescibacteria group bacterium.
TGGAAACTAGCTTTGTATTAGAGTCGTTTTATAAGCTTAAGCGTTCAGATATTGCAAATGCTCTCGAGGTGTTTATTGGACAACGATGGTTTAATGTTATTAAGAGGGATATACTCCTCTATGCATGGAACTATTATCGAAAGGGCCTTCACTTTGTTGATAGTTATTTGAAATCATGGAGTGAGTTGAATGGAATTGATATTTTAACGTTTGATAAAGAGTTAAGCAAAGTATAAACGTGGAGGGTTCGCATAGTGGTCGAGTGCACCGTCTTGGAAAGGCGGCATACCGAAAGGTATCGAGGGTTCGAATCCCTCACCCTCCGAATTAGAGTACAGAGTGCATTTTTGTCTGAAATTGTATCGGCGCGTTGCGCCGATGAAATGAATTCTGCCGTAAGATTCCAAGGGTTTTTAATCTCAAGCCCCAATCTCATCCCCGCGATGCGGGGGTTC
It encodes:
- a CDS encoding PIN domain-containing protein; amino-acid sequence: MKRAILDTNVIVRFLVKDHIKHYEQAALWFKEAEEGMRDVVITPLVIVETSFVLESFYKLKRSDIANALEVFIGQRWFNVIKRDILLYAWNYYRKGLHFVDSYLKSWSELNGIDILTFDKELSKV